The following proteins come from a genomic window of Micromonospora echinofusca:
- a CDS encoding ABC transporter substrate-binding protein, whose translation MATSATGSSAFTRRGLLAATAGTLLLSACGRGEAGADDPATTVAPGGQELLIGVSLELTGPGAALGVIQQRALEITLESLNAKGVPIGNLRRAVRLEVRDNAGDPALAARQATALARDTGVHALLGGTMAETSMALVQVAQKERVPFLSLAFGDGIVLPLAQRTYVYKMTPDAGDMARRLARLIASQRLSRVALLAADGLHGDSGVRAMRGALRTAGVALASATRLPRTGGDFRRAARATAGTRPDGVVVWATAPDSAAAVGALRRAGYDGPVFLDAGAVAEQTLEGGNAALLEGAYAVHPTSLGGAMLANTTMSALERKEFVYRYVQLHGGFSGFAPYASDAVQLIADAARLSTSVDRGRIRAFLQNQVTEGMAGMYSFTPIRHGGMDQGSLGVYTVSAGAWTRVS comes from the coding sequence ATGGCGACATCGGCAACCGGCTCCTCCGCGTTCACCCGCCGTGGCCTGCTGGCCGCGACGGCGGGCACGCTCCTGCTCAGCGCCTGCGGGCGGGGCGAGGCGGGCGCGGACGATCCCGCCACGACGGTCGCGCCGGGCGGCCAGGAGCTGCTGATCGGGGTCAGCCTGGAGCTGACCGGGCCCGGCGCCGCGCTCGGCGTAATCCAGCAGCGGGCGTTGGAGATCACCCTCGAATCGCTCAACGCCAAGGGTGTCCCGATCGGGAACCTCCGCCGCGCCGTACGGCTCGAGGTACGCGACAACGCCGGCGATCCCGCGTTGGCGGCCCGGCAGGCCACCGCGCTGGCCCGCGACACCGGCGTGCACGCCCTGCTCGGCGGCACCATGGCCGAGACCTCGATGGCTCTGGTCCAGGTGGCGCAGAAGGAGCGGGTGCCGTTCCTCTCGCTCGCCTTCGGCGACGGGATCGTGCTGCCGCTGGCGCAGCGGACGTACGTCTACAAGATGACTCCGGACGCCGGCGACATGGCCCGTCGGCTCGCCCGGCTCATCGCCTCGCAGCGGCTCTCCCGGGTCGCCCTGCTGGCGGCGGACGGCCTGCACGGCGATTCGGGCGTACGGGCGATGAGAGGTGCCCTGCGCACGGCCGGCGTGGCGCTGGCCTCCGCCACCCGGCTGCCCCGCACCGGCGGGGACTTCCGCCGGGCGGCCCGCGCGACGGCGGGCACCCGCCCCGACGGCGTGGTGGTGTGGGCGACCGCCCCCGACTCGGCCGCCGCCGTCGGGGCGCTGCGCCGGGCCGGCTACGACGGGCCGGTGTTCCTCGACGCGGGCGCGGTGGCGGAGCAGACCCTGGAGGGCGGGAACGCGGCCCTCCTGGAGGGCGCGTACGCCGTGCACCCGACCTCGCTGGGCGGGGCGATGCTCGCCAACACCACCATGTCGGCGTTGGAGCGCAAGGAGTTCGTCTACCGCTACGTGCAGCTGCACGGCGGGTTCAGCGGCTTCGCCCCGTACGCGTCCGACGCGGTGCAGCTGATCGCCGACGCGGCCCGGCTCTCCACCAGCGTCGACCGTGGACGGATCCGCGCGTTCCTTCAGAACCAGGTCACCGAGGGGATGGCGGGGATGTACTCCTTCACCCCCATCCGGCACGGCGGCATGGACCAGGGCTCGCTGGGCGTCTACACCGTCAGCGCGGGTGCCTGGACGCGGGTGTCCTGA
- a CDS encoding permease prefix domain 1-containing protein codes for MRGENGATIVEERLRELGARLRGPRRLRSDLLAEARHGLLDAVDAYRESGLPAAEAQRRAVAEFGAPAELAPAYQAELAAGALRGLSLRVVALATVAFVAGDLTWQGASWDGSPPPAAYQLLSASVGWIWAAAFVLAAIGLLPAGRSALRGRAVDRAVGTALTGVLALGVLAGSALFAWSIGLWDAALTWPPMIIGAVVAAAGYLWLGRAAHTWLLATR; via the coding sequence ATGCGGGGCGAGAACGGCGCGACGATCGTGGAGGAACGGCTGCGGGAGCTGGGCGCGCGTCTGCGGGGGCCGCGCCGCCTCAGGTCCGACCTGCTGGCCGAGGCGCGGCACGGGCTGTTGGACGCCGTCGACGCGTACCGGGAGAGTGGGCTGCCGGCGGCGGAGGCGCAGCGCCGGGCGGTGGCCGAGTTCGGCGCGCCGGCGGAGCTCGCCCCGGCCTACCAGGCGGAGCTGGCGGCGGGTGCGCTGCGCGGGCTGTCGCTTCGGGTCGTCGCGCTCGCCACGGTCGCGTTCGTCGCCGGCGACCTCACCTGGCAGGGGGCGAGCTGGGACGGCTCCCCGCCGCCGGCCGCCTACCAGCTGCTGTCGGCGTCGGTGGGCTGGATCTGGGCGGCGGCGTTCGTGCTGGCCGCGATCGGGCTGCTGCCGGCCGGGCGGTCGGCGCTGCGCGGGCGTGCCGTGGACCGGGCGGTGGGGACGGCCCTCACCGGGGTCCTCGCCCTCGGCGTGCTGGCCGGCTCGGCCCTCTTCGCGTGGTCGATCGGCCTCTGGGACGCCGCGCTCACCTGGCCGCCCATGATCATCGGCGCGGTGGTGGCCGCCGCCGGCTACCTCTGGCTCGGCCGGGCCGCACACACCTGGCTGCTCGCCACCCGCTGA
- a CDS encoding PadR family transcriptional regulator — protein sequence MKAQALHGHLDALLLAVLEQGPLHGYAIIEALRSRSDGQLDLPTGTIYPALRRLERAGHVASTWSTVNGRERRTYQLTDDGRRALAGERSGWHEFRSTVGRFLDTDTPPTAPA from the coding sequence ATGAAGGCCCAGGCGCTGCACGGACACCTCGACGCGCTGCTGCTCGCGGTGCTCGAGCAGGGTCCGCTGCACGGCTACGCGATCATCGAGGCGCTGCGCAGCCGCAGCGACGGCCAGCTCGACCTGCCGACCGGCACCATCTACCCGGCGCTGCGTCGGCTGGAGCGGGCCGGTCACGTGGCCAGCACCTGGAGCACCGTCAACGGGCGGGAGCGGCGGACGTACCAGCTCACCGACGACGGCCGGCGGGCGCTGGCCGGCGAGCGGTCGGGGTGGCACGAGTTCCGCTCCACCGTCGGTCGCTTCCTCGACACCGACACCCCGCCGACCGCCCCGGCCTGA
- a CDS encoding GTP-binding protein — translation MSHRPPTPSGRVTSAKIVIAGGFGVGKTTLVGSVSEITPLTTEAIMTSAGVGVDDTRQVPGKTTTTVAMDFGRISIDRDLILYLFGTPGQTRFWFMWDELVRGAIGAVVLVDTRRLADCFAAIDFFEHRRLPYLVAINCFDGMQYHDPQDVRDALAISGDVPVVACDARNRESTKHVLISLVEYVLTMRRSRAVAPA, via the coding sequence ATGTCGCACCGCCCGCCGACCCCGAGTGGGCGCGTGACGTCGGCGAAGATCGTTATCGCCGGGGGATTCGGCGTCGGCAAGACGACGCTGGTCGGCTCGGTCTCGGAGATCACGCCGCTGACGACCGAGGCCATCATGACCTCCGCCGGCGTGGGCGTCGACGACACCCGGCAGGTGCCGGGCAAGACGACGACCACGGTGGCGATGGACTTCGGCCGCATCTCGATCGACCGTGACCTGATCCTGTACCTGTTCGGTACGCCGGGTCAGACCCGGTTCTGGTTCATGTGGGACGAGTTGGTCCGTGGCGCGATCGGCGCGGTCGTGCTGGTGGACACCCGCCGACTGGCCGACTGCTTCGCGGCGATCGACTTCTTCGAGCACCGGCGGCTGCCGTACCTGGTGGCCATCAACTGCTTCGACGGGATGCAGTACCACGATCCGCAGGACGTCCGGGACGCGCTCGCGATCTCCGGGGACGTGCCGGTGGTGGCCTGCGACGCCCGCAACCGGGAGTCGACGAAGCACGTGCTGATCTCGCTGGTCGAGTACGTGCTGACCATGCGGCGCTCGCGCGCCGTGGCGCCGGCCTGA
- a CDS encoding DUF742 domain-containing protein, with protein MADRDEPTGALVRPYAVTRGRTRPRLDIALEALVETTVRGRAAANGNGGQGREHQYIAALCDGRVQSLAEIAARMQLPLGVARVLIADMATDGLVAVHEPTILDDSDDAVGTELLERVLSGLRRL; from the coding sequence ATGGCCGATCGTGACGAGCCGACCGGAGCGTTGGTCCGTCCATACGCCGTGACCCGCGGTCGTACCCGCCCTCGCCTCGACATCGCGCTGGAGGCGCTCGTCGAGACGACGGTGCGCGGCCGCGCCGCTGCCAATGGCAACGGCGGTCAGGGTCGCGAGCACCAGTACATCGCTGCGCTGTGTGATGGACGTGTGCAGTCGCTCGCCGAGATCGCGGCGCGGATGCAGCTCCCGCTCGGTGTGGCCCGGGTGCTCATCGCCGACATGGCGACGGACGGCCTGGTCGCGGTCCACGAGCCGACCATCTTGGACGACTCGGACGACGCGGTGGGCACTGAACTGCTGGAGAGGGTGCTGAGTGGACTTCGCAGGCTCTGA
- a CDS encoding roadblock/LC7 domain-containing protein, which yields MTTTQDLGWLLANFADRVPGVAHAVAVSADGLLLASSRDLPRDRADQLAAIASGLVSLTQGAARCFEGGAVLQTVVEMDNGFLFLMSISDGSSFAVLAARSCDVGQVGYEMALLVDRVGDALTPQPRAAAGMLG from the coding sequence ATGACAACTACGCAGGATCTCGGTTGGCTGCTGGCCAACTTCGCCGACCGGGTGCCCGGTGTCGCGCACGCGGTCGCCGTCTCCGCGGACGGCCTGCTCCTCGCGTCGTCACGGGACCTCCCGCGGGACCGGGCGGATCAGCTGGCCGCCATCGCGTCCGGCCTGGTCAGCCTCACCCAGGGTGCGGCCCGCTGCTTCGAGGGAGGCGCGGTGTTGCAGACAGTGGTGGAGATGGACAATGGCTTCCTGTTCCTCATGTCCATCTCGGACGGGTCGTCGTTCGCGGTGCTCGCCGCCCGCAGCTGCGACGTGGGGCAGGTGGGTTACGAGATGGCCCTGCTGGTCGACCGGGTGGGCGACGCGTTGACCCCGCAGCCACGTGCGGCTGCGGGAATGCTGGGCTGA
- a CDS encoding DNA primase, which produces MGNPKHTEVSVARQSPQRPDADEPELDDADAPAESGTATVSAEAARALWDELRIDPVEIALPAGTGYTLRAYRPARELTPTDVAERDQDDPFLARRQVAEEEEEDDDEAVVILDEEVAQEFAESDEEEAKGRRRDATDDEDAKADSDEDEDEAGDEEVPVFLSHRGKLLLFKTPESLVSFVRSGAPNDLSQLDSWNELSERVEPADIAPLDEDVYELDLVVENLRGGHDTWDPTLLIEAGEVARDLAYALRLPAVLDMLSAGSSLDDLDEALRATVDGGVGGFFGRRRLKKIGAQTASLGWRTIVGKISAVVDWRD; this is translated from the coding sequence GTGGGCAACCCGAAGCACACGGAGGTCAGCGTGGCCCGCCAGTCGCCCCAACGGCCCGACGCCGACGAGCCCGAGCTCGACGACGCCGACGCCCCGGCCGAGTCCGGCACCGCAACCGTCTCTGCCGAGGCCGCCCGCGCCCTCTGGGACGAGCTGCGGATCGACCCGGTGGAGATCGCGCTGCCCGCCGGCACCGGCTACACGCTGCGGGCCTACCGCCCGGCTCGGGAGCTGACCCCGACCGACGTCGCCGAGCGCGACCAGGACGACCCGTTCCTGGCGCGCCGCCAGGTCGCCGAGGAGGAAGAGGAGGACGACGACGAGGCCGTCGTCATCCTCGACGAGGAGGTCGCCCAGGAGTTCGCCGAGAGCGACGAGGAGGAGGCCAAGGGCCGCCGCCGCGACGCGACCGACGACGAGGACGCCAAGGCCGACTCCGACGAGGACGAGGACGAGGCGGGCGACGAGGAGGTGCCGGTCTTCCTCAGCCACCGCGGGAAGCTGCTGCTCTTCAAGACGCCCGAGTCGCTGGTCAGTTTCGTCCGATCCGGGGCGCCCAACGACCTGTCTCAGCTGGACAGCTGGAATGAACTGTCCGAACGGGTGGAGCCGGCCGACATCGCGCCGCTCGACGAGGACGTCTACGAGCTCGACCTGGTGGTCGAGAACCTCCGCGGCGGGCACGACACCTGGGACCCGACGCTGCTCATCGAGGCCGGCGAGGTGGCCCGCGACCTGGCGTACGCGCTGCGGCTGCCCGCGGTGCTGGACATGCTCTCCGCCGGCTCCAGCCTGGACGATCTCGACGAGGCGCTGCGCGCCACGGTCGACGGCGGCGTGGGCGGCTTCTTCGGGCGGCGCCGACTGAAGAAAATCGGGGCACAAACCGCAAGTCTGGGTTGGCGCACCATTGTCGGAAAGATCTCTGCGGTCGTGGACTGGCGCGACTGA
- a CDS encoding transposase: MSREEDDAVALVRVYCGLASADPADRPVSAGSTLTSAVVDDAGRLLHVCEIGDDPAGYAQLVALLVERSGGPSGAAIAADSDDHTVTSLLSAAGRPLAIADDDSVDDFAERFADDDSLEEMQSPPAERRAVGLARALQAGALSAVTLPAPRDLAGYKQVLAAHAALASGRHSAAVALREVLRELYPAALRAYPDPAEPVSLAVLDALPEPGMLTGTVGRGGDAPAEAVATRLAADGVADADELTSAVTALRVAISETPRRATVNRALTSAVADTVRQAVASVRACDAGCQALVGALNERVGAPATPAPGRRAATRHGEPLGDVPGRAPAGALPGLTPTGGGLPGLAPTGAAPRPLRPAEPEPAPGGGRRSRPEPVSGTTAPPTPRPLGPPPVAPAPVTPPPVAPTPVTPAAVAGPPVSAPPSRPGALPSRIDGPANRPVSAPPPPPPGITPIAPAQRGAVPPAEAGEPFRPTLTTAAIQNARAERQRTVIPPRPKTNVEPAPPTGGFSATDLSVPVPTPRPDQETTPAARTEAAPPGSRANWPLVNNPEDPADSSAKNPVANSYGERGGRGVDAPTDPGAERRVTPPWLADDLPQEPPVLRLVEPPPLADRALSGATGPAPDAQPETPPLRLVDREEAARGGRPVPRDERPAAEYRPAPPVERRPPPVSDEGDGDLLIFAQAKSAWFVGHDDESNLDWSTTADTGWQAAEQAARPAVGAETPAGLPKRVPQANLVPGSPLRDERPLRIVRDAASLAENTTGYFRGWRRGQEIGGFAVGGRPGREAAGGWDFTRDTGDRDDDREYEYRSASYRS; this comes from the coding sequence GTGTCCCGGGAGGAGGACGACGCCGTGGCGCTCGTGCGCGTGTACTGCGGTCTGGCCTCGGCGGATCCGGCCGACCGACCGGTCTCGGCCGGTTCGACGCTGACGTCCGCTGTGGTCGACGACGCAGGCCGTCTGCTGCATGTCTGCGAGATCGGCGACGACCCCGCTGGCTACGCCCAGCTGGTCGCGCTGCTCGTGGAGCGGTCGGGCGGGCCGAGCGGTGCGGCCATCGCCGCCGACAGCGACGACCACACGGTCACCTCGCTGCTCAGCGCGGCGGGTCGTCCACTGGCGATCGCGGACGACGACTCCGTCGACGACTTCGCCGAACGCTTCGCCGACGACGACTCCCTGGAGGAGATGCAGTCGCCCCCGGCCGAGCGGCGTGCCGTCGGCCTGGCCCGCGCCCTGCAGGCCGGCGCCCTCTCCGCCGTCACCCTCCCGGCCCCCCGGGACCTCGCCGGCTACAAGCAGGTCCTCGCCGCGCACGCCGCCCTGGCCAGCGGTCGGCACTCCGCCGCCGTCGCGCTGCGGGAGGTGCTGCGCGAGCTCTACCCGGCCGCGTTGCGCGCGTACCCGGACCCGGCCGAGCCGGTCTCGCTGGCGGTGCTGGACGCGCTGCCCGAGCCCGGCATGCTGACCGGCACCGTGGGTCGCGGCGGCGACGCCCCGGCGGAGGCGGTCGCGACGCGTCTCGCCGCCGACGGGGTCGCCGACGCCGACGAACTCACCTCGGCGGTGACCGCCCTGCGGGTCGCCATCAGCGAGACGCCCCGGCGCGCCACCGTCAACCGCGCCCTCACCTCCGCGGTGGCCGACACCGTACGGCAGGCCGTCGCCTCCGTCCGGGCCTGCGACGCCGGCTGCCAGGCCCTGGTCGGCGCGCTCAACGAGCGGGTGGGCGCGCCCGCCACGCCGGCCCCGGGCCGCCGCGCCGCGACCCGCCACGGCGAGCCGCTCGGCGACGTGCCCGGTCGCGCCCCCGCCGGCGCGCTGCCCGGCCTGACTCCCACCGGCGGTGGCCTGCCCGGCCTCGCCCCCACCGGTGCCGCTCCGCGTCCCCTGCGGCCCGCCGAACCCGAGCCCGCCCCGGGCGGTGGCCGCCGCAGCCGGCCCGAGCCCGTCTCCGGCACGACGGCGCCCCCGACCCCCCGGCCGCTCGGCCCGCCGCCGGTCGCTCCGGCCCCCGTCACCCCACCCCCGGTCGCGCCGACGCCGGTCACGCCGGCTGCGGTCGCCGGTCCCCCGGTCTCCGCGCCCCCCTCGCGGCCCGGAGCGCTGCCGAGCCGGATCGACGGTCCGGCCAACCGCCCGGTGTCCGCGCCGCCGCCTCCGCCGCCGGGGATCACCCCCATCGCCCCGGCGCAGCGTGGCGCGGTGCCGCCGGCCGAGGCGGGCGAGCCGTTCCGCCCGACCCTGACCACCGCGGCGATCCAGAACGCCCGCGCCGAGCGCCAGCGCACCGTGATCCCGCCCCGGCCGAAGACGAACGTCGAGCCCGCCCCGCCCACGGGCGGTTTCAGCGCCACCGACCTCAGCGTTCCCGTGCCCACGCCCCGGCCGGACCAGGAGACCACTCCGGCCGCCCGCACGGAGGCCGCTCCGCCCGGCTCCCGGGCGAACTGGCCGCTGGTCAACAACCCGGAGGACCCGGCCGACAGCTCCGCCAAGAACCCGGTCGCCAACTCCTACGGAGAGCGCGGCGGGCGCGGCGTCGACGCCCCGACCGATCCGGGGGCGGAGCGCCGGGTCACCCCGCCCTGGCTGGCCGACGACCTGCCCCAGGAGCCTCCGGTGCTGCGGTTGGTCGAGCCGCCGCCGCTGGCCGACCGCGCGCTGAGCGGCGCGACGGGCCCGGCCCCGGACGCGCAGCCCGAGACGCCTCCGCTGCGGCTGGTCGACCGCGAGGAGGCCGCACGCGGTGGCCGACCTGTCCCCCGTGACGAGCGGCCCGCGGCCGAGTACCGGCCGGCGCCCCCGGTCGAGCGCCGACCTCCGCCGGTGTCCGACGAGGGCGACGGCGACCTGCTGATCTTCGCCCAGGCCAAGTCCGCCTGGTTCGTGGGGCACGACGACGAGTCCAACCTGGACTGGTCCACCACCGCGGACACCGGCTGGCAGGCCGCCGAGCAGGCCGCCCGCCCGGCGGTCGGCGCCGAGACGCCGGCCGGGCTGCCGAAGCGGGTCCCCCAGGCCAACCTCGTCCCCGGCTCCCCGCTGCGGGACGAGCGACCACTGCGGATCGTCCGCGACGCGGCGAGCCTCGCCGAGAACACCACCGGCTACTTCCGTGGCTGGCGCCGCGGGCAGGAGATCGGCGGATTCGCGGTGGGCGGTCGACCCGGTCGCGAAGCCGCCGGAGGCTGGGACTTCACCCGTGACACGGGCGACCGCGACGACGACCGGGAATACGAGTACCGCTCCGCCAGCTACCGCTCCTGA